Proteins encoded within one genomic window of Mesobacillus subterraneus:
- the smpB gene encoding SsrA-binding protein SmpB — MPKGEGKVVAQNKKANHDYFIEETYEAGVVLQGTEIKSIRNGRVQLKDSYAKVHNGELFLYNLHISPYEQGNRYNHDPLRTRKLLLHKRQIAQLIGETKEAGYALVPLKIYLKNGYAKVLIGLGKGKKNYDKRETLKKKEAGRDIERAFRERQKI; from the coding sequence ATGCCAAAAGGAGAGGGAAAGGTCGTCGCGCAAAATAAAAAAGCGAACCACGACTATTTCATCGAAGAAACTTATGAAGCCGGAGTCGTCCTTCAAGGAACAGAGATTAAATCGATCCGCAACGGTCGCGTCCAGTTGAAGGATTCATATGCGAAAGTGCATAACGGAGAACTATTTCTATATAACCTGCACATCAGCCCATATGAACAGGGTAACCGGTATAACCATGATCCGCTGCGTACAAGGAAGCTTTTGCTTCACAAACGCCAGATCGCTCAGCTGATTGGTGAAACGAAGGAAGCAGGATATGCGCTTGTGCCGTTGAAGATTTATCTGAAGAACGGTTATGCGAAGGTTTTAATCGGCCTGGGTAAGGGTAAAAAGAACTATGACAAGCGCGAGACGCTGAAGAAGAAGGAAGCAGGCCGCGATATCGAGCGTGCATTCCGCGAACGCCAGAAAATATAA
- the rnr gene encoding ribonuclease R: MDENIKGHIDRLLHYMKDEAYKPLTVQELESAFGIEDSSTFKDFVKALVVMEEKGLVVRTRSDRYGLPEKMNLVRGRYSAHAKGFAFIITEEQDMDDIFIPPNETSNAMNGDTVLVRVSSDSSGQRREGTIVRILERGVSQIVGTYTESKHFGFVIPDDKKFTSDIFIPKEAGMGAVEGHKVVVKLTSYPEGRKSAEGEVTAILGHKNDPGVDILSVIHKHGLPMEFPDEVLKQANEAPDQINESEIANRRDLRDEVIVTIDGADAKDLDDAVQVTRLENGNYKLGVHIADVTYYVTEDSPIDREAEERATSVYLVDRVIPMIPHRLSNGICSLNPKVDRLTLSCNMEISPEGQVVDHEIYQSVIKTTERMTYFDVNRILVDQDEETRSRYDSLVPMFEMMEELAAILRRKRMERGAIDFDFKESKVLVDEEDHPTEVVLRERSVAEKLIEEFMLAANETVAEHFHWLDVPFIYRIHEDPKEDKLRKFFDFITNFGYLVRGSANGVHPRALQEIIEEVQGKPEEMVVSTVMLRSMQQAKYYPESLGHFGLSTEFYTHFTSPIRRYPDLIVHRLIRTYLIEGKLDQATKEKWNAMLPDIAEHSSNMERRAVEAERETDELKKAEYMEDKVGTEYDGIISSVTNFGMFVELPNTIEGLVHVSYMTDDYYRYDERHLAMIGERTGNVFRIGDEITVRVIKVNKDERSIDFEIVGMKGTPRRERPSQPKIFKTGSSDKKPRRGKEEEGKRGGRGSGGGRGSGGGRNGSGSGSGPKPKNKKKKFFENAPSAKRKSKKRK; encoded by the coding sequence ATGGATGAGAATATTAAAGGCCATATAGACAGGCTATTGCATTATATGAAGGATGAAGCTTACAAGCCTCTTACAGTTCAAGAACTGGAAAGCGCCTTTGGGATCGAGGATTCCTCGACATTCAAGGATTTTGTTAAGGCGTTAGTGGTTATGGAGGAAAAGGGGCTAGTCGTCAGGACTCGAAGTGACAGGTACGGACTTCCTGAAAAAATGAATCTCGTACGCGGACGCTACAGTGCTCATGCCAAAGGCTTTGCATTTATTATCACGGAAGAACAGGACATGGACGACATCTTCATCCCGCCGAATGAAACGAGCAATGCAATGAACGGTGACACAGTCCTTGTACGAGTCTCTTCGGACAGTTCAGGTCAGCGCCGCGAAGGAACAATCGTGCGCATTCTCGAACGTGGCGTTTCACAAATCGTCGGTACATACACCGAAAGCAAGCATTTCGGTTTTGTCATTCCAGATGATAAAAAGTTCACAAGTGACATATTCATTCCGAAAGAGGCTGGGATGGGTGCTGTCGAAGGGCATAAGGTCGTCGTAAAACTGACGAGCTATCCTGAGGGTCGGAAAAGTGCTGAGGGAGAGGTTACCGCGATCCTTGGTCATAAAAATGATCCTGGCGTCGATATCCTGTCCGTCATTCACAAGCACGGACTGCCGATGGAGTTCCCTGATGAGGTTCTCAAGCAGGCGAATGAAGCTCCGGACCAGATCAATGAGAGTGAGATCGCAAACCGCCGCGACCTGCGTGATGAAGTCATCGTCACGATTGATGGCGCCGATGCCAAGGACCTTGATGATGCTGTCCAGGTTACAAGGCTTGAAAACGGCAACTATAAACTTGGTGTCCATATCGCCGATGTTACGTACTATGTAACCGAGGATTCACCGATTGACCGCGAAGCAGAAGAACGTGCAACAAGTGTGTACCTCGTTGACCGAGTGATCCCGATGATTCCGCACAGATTATCAAACGGTATTTGCTCATTGAATCCGAAAGTCGACCGGCTGACGCTATCGTGTAATATGGAGATTTCTCCTGAAGGCCAGGTCGTAGATCATGAAATCTATCAAAGTGTCATCAAGACGACTGAGCGAATGACGTACTTCGATGTGAACAGGATTCTTGTTGATCAAGACGAAGAAACGCGCTCACGTTATGATTCTCTTGTTCCGATGTTCGAGATGATGGAAGAGCTTGCCGCTATCCTTCGTAGAAAAAGGATGGAAAGAGGCGCCATCGATTTTGATTTCAAAGAATCAAAGGTACTGGTTGATGAAGAAGACCACCCAACGGAGGTCGTTTTGCGCGAACGTTCTGTCGCTGAAAAGCTGATCGAAGAATTCATGCTCGCAGCGAACGAAACGGTAGCTGAGCATTTCCACTGGCTTGACGTGCCATTCATCTACCGTATTCACGAAGATCCAAAAGAGGATAAGCTGAGAAAATTCTTTGATTTCATTACAAACTTCGGATACCTTGTCAGAGGTTCCGCAAATGGAGTACACCCAAGAGCTTTGCAGGAAATCATTGAAGAAGTACAAGGCAAGCCGGAGGAAATGGTCGTTTCAACGGTCATGCTCCGTTCGATGCAGCAGGCGAAATACTATCCAGAAAGCCTTGGACACTTCGGGCTTTCAACAGAGTTCTACACGCACTTTACATCACCAATCCGCCGTTACCCGGACTTGATTGTCCACCGCTTGATCAGGACCTACTTGATCGAGGGCAAGCTTGACCAGGCAACGAAGGAAAAATGGAATGCAATGCTGCCGGATATCGCCGAGCACTCATCCAACATGGAGCGCCGTGCGGTTGAAGCGGAACGTGAAACGGATGAGCTGAAGAAAGCGGAATACATGGAAGATAAGGTCGGTACGGAATACGATGGCATCATCAGTTCGGTCACGAACTTTGGGATGTTCGTCGAGCTTCCTAATACTATCGAAGGCCTGGTACATGTAAGCTACATGACTGATGATTATTACCGCTATGATGAACGCCATCTGGCAATGATCGGCGAGCGAACAGGCAATGTGTTCCGAATCGGTGATGAAATTACTGTCCGAGTCATCAAGGTGAACAAAGATGAGCGCTCCATTGATTTTGAAATCGTCGGCATGAAGGGCACGCCAAGACGTGAGCGTCCGTCCCAGCCAAAGATCTTCAAGACCGGCAGCAGCGACAAAAAGCCGCGCCGCGGAAAAGAAGAAGAAGGCAAGCGAGGCGGCAGAGGTTCTGGCGGTGGAAGAGGATCAGGAGGAGGCAGAAATGGCTCCGGTTCAGGCTCCGGTCCAAAACCAAAGAACAAGAAGAAAAAGTTCTTTGAGAACGCTCCGTCCGCAAAGCGAAAATCAAAAAAGAGAAAATAG
- a CDS encoding LAGLIDADG family homing endonuclease produces MGSIWEASYIAGVIDGEGSITLTRMHEKEHRRPILTIASTDKELLIYIQSLTGGIITSKRNYKPGVHRDSYTLNIKN; encoded by the coding sequence ATGGGAAGCATATGGGAAGCAAGTTATATTGCAGGTGTTATTGATGGGGAAGGAAGTATAACGTTAACAAGAATGCATGAAAAAGAACATCGTCGCCCAATACTTACAATTGCTTCTACGGATAAAGAACTTTTAATCTATATTCAGTCTTTGACTGGAGGGATCATTACTAGTAAAAGGAATTATAAACCAGGAGTACATAGAGACTCTTACACATTGAACATAAAGAATTAA